One Alligator mississippiensis isolate rAllMis1 chromosome 1, rAllMis1, whole genome shotgun sequence genomic window carries:
- the MXRA5 gene encoding matrix-remodeling-associated protein 5 isoform X1, translating to MQKRANFVALSVVLILSLGLPQIAFPCPHSCACYVPTEVHCTFRSLAAVPGRLSKHVERINFGFNSIQSISENSFAGLTKLELLMIHGNDIQNIPNGALKDLVSLQVFKISYNKLKVITGQTLQGLSSLMRLHMDHNRIEFIHPYAFNGLTSLRLLHLEGNLIQQLHPNTFSTFIVLDYFKLSTVRHLYLSENAIRTLPERMFQRMPLLENLYLHGNPWSCDCNLKWFLDWNEMSVGVLKCKKDKAYEGGQLCSKCSSPKHLEKQDIQNVKDISCRKPIVQSSLKQNSSINEEEGGDSYEFPVEDFQSSTWNITLNMTDEHGNIVNLNCEIKKPADSTKIQWNQISPQEIEINATISLDFECPMNRENYEKLWKLIAYYSEVPVKLEREIMLSKEPKISYRYRQGSDYDAFYYTGVKAQILAEPAWVMQPLINIQLNRRQSTGKKVVLSFFTHFSQAIQTKDTKPQRSSWVMIEQSQNIRTAQSVIEGSDCQLSCNVKASESPSIQWVFPDGKKLKAPFNEKESRFSILSSGQLIIKKVDYVDSGLYHCVAQVRDEVDRMAYRVLVQPPVIQPADPDVMRVEKNVREPIVMPCRAVAVPDAELSWILPNGHVLNHLSNSSKGYMLDNATLFIPNSHTSDSGYYRCVAVNQWGSDQFAVRVTISKMVSDRSFKKVKLRKRPISKSSTKRRGGITEDEGGSGAEETNEPPHKKNHLKDREVSIKQKNDLVPEAQLKKGKKGRRKMKFWKATDKTQESNVAEGRRVFESRRRINMANKQINPQHWADILAKVRGRNLPKTTVAPTLSLRTALSLVMQKATTAPSLVANPPLKPALEIEADIEESSAEASHVGENELPSATIAPTVIGQDYSQDHRPSGQPTLMSTETGPSTEYKHFQSPTSIYTVENPFVWETYVSTASSTLITQDQQHGSQKRDYFLTSKTSRSTSTKELLNKKMITSMPHTQSNLFIAENAEATPPYSAEETSASAELPEDAAFPTASQPIDFLTNVETTSQSTEVNHVHADSVHSQKNEISYIDVISTPTIYSSSTPFKGFGIGASSFITHQHTGVPTGQTKIADVELSRNNQVFTSGSGKTGEEPQVSKDIETHIRMSSSSQESFKGDAHKNVPVSNLYPASTLASTITPLRTTELSITAASFGKLTTMAMVTTPYRKTTSANSLVTQHPRKRPYGRRRLRLNRFRQRPKPIPSTAFTTEGTPIVQKTPKPESIIQSTPGTLIGEDQKNEAKKQVEKDKQLEMITSLVTDANVLEKSTTFKDTDLASLHWPTSSPPETTYVTLSTTSETLVVPVTAITNTSEYDGLNRASVTMLNVSPEADQETSTYHTLGIVPEADITETGYEVTNGKAQETSTAVSSEHIYSLVSSARPRYSAIPEFQEESLSLGSKNEENGISPSIFQSTPPTVLYSSTPGDFMEDFKDLSTPDKLQESLKPLKTTMVTTPLHQSEATTLSSSYSTTESQSLTSTETKTSVTIPVQTEIKSFLWSRKEDTSHAFDNEPIPVHTTTSLGSPATSVTPFSFTKPTAPPSSISSNLHVSVHSPTKENNIFNQIGLPETKRVETDSVRIILSSRQNVFSTPYSNQNRINAQPKEEQFKRTYTSKSNNSLLLNANFPRQPAGKIPVLNQRPVIVPPKQIPSRGTVRSPYLITQGSFQHFVTHQPLHYTNKPEITAYAAHTTQDKNAPHAELTTTTVATPLYRPNSLTPSRFSNQGQNRYNINSRIFGNNYIPDNRGTSGKLPSQGIPYYPSLRIPFIFNRTRIFPHIGMNPKAVVPSPFAPENTNEKKVVQLSPTKSTVKNAASESPVFPVPPQSHISSTIPPATTTLKITSPALLSQSNRPQITSTIQSFRSIHYNNKKVPLVPKLGGILTHNSSVIQVSTNFRGLGERPKITTKGSHSLSSLAETDAIIPCEAVGEPKPLVTWTKISTGALMTANTRIQRFEVLKNGTFIIRNVQLQDRGQYLCTAQNLHGVDKMIVLLTVIAQQPKILVSRYRDITVYFGETVVMECQANGIPSPHISWIFPDRKILQKVTTTESRIMLHENQTMTIKEATFTDRGVYKCIASNAAGADSVVVRLHIAALPPIIHQEKQENFSLPLGHSINIHCSAKAAPLPSIRWVLFDGTQIRPSQFVNGNFFVFPNGTLYIRNVSPKDSGNYECIAANMVGAARRVVQLYVKKQSSNAKITGSSPQRTDITYGSTLRLDCSASGDPWPRILWRLPSKRMIDSLHSSWETRIKVFGNGTLLVNSVTNKDAGDYLCVARNKVGDDYVVLKVNVMMTPAKIEHKNVHNHKVKYGGDLKVDCVATGVPNPEISWGLPDGSMINTFMQSDDSGSRAKRYVVFNNGTLYFNDVGLREEGDYTCYAENQIGKDEMRVRVKVLAEPATIRNKTYSVINVPYGDVVTVTCEAKGEPTPKVTWLSPTNRPIPVLSDKYQVYRDGTLLIQKAQRSDSGNYTCLVRNSAGEDRKIVWILVNVQPPKINGHLNAITSVKETAMRDSRKLIDCRAEGIPAPRVLWAFPEGVILPAPYYGNRITVHRNGTLDIRGVRQTDSVQLVCIGRNEGGEARLIVQLLVTDHLEKPSFRDPVSERITAIAGHSINLNCSVQGNPEPSTTWILPNGTELQSGSHVQRFYHKRDGILHISGLSAGDAGTYRCTARNSGGYAERTVFLKVGLRPEISNQYNNLVSIINGETLQLHCITQPNQRSHTSWTLPNGIILDSPQTLGRFSLLENGSLTVRDASVFDRGTYLCKVSTEYGISVMNVPVIVIAYPPRITSEPAPVIYTRPGNAIKLNCMAIGIPKAEITWELPDKSHLTTGAQSRLYGNKFLHPQGSLIIQQSTQRDAGFYKCTAKNILGSDSKTTYIHIF from the exons GTGTCTTAAAGTGCAAAAAGGATAAAGCCTATGAAGGAGGACAGCTCTGCTCTAAGTGCTCCAGTCCCAAGCATCTGGAGAAACAAGATATTCAAAATGTAAAGGATATATCATGTAGAAAACCCATTGTACAGTCCTCACTGAAACAGAACAGCAGCATTAATGAGGAGGAAGGAGGTGATAGTTATGAGTTTCCTGTGGAGGACTTTCAGTCATCCACATGGAACATTACTCTGAATATGACTGATGAGCATGGAAACATAGTGAACCTGAACTGTGAAATCAAGAAGCCAGCAGACTCTACCAAAATTCAGTGGAACCAAATTTCTCCGCAGGAAATTGAAATTAATGCTACAATTTCACTGGATTTTGAATGCCCAATGAACCGAGAAAACTATGAAAAACTATGGAAGCTTATAGCTTATTACAGTGAGGTGCCTGTTAAATTAGAAAGAGAAATCATGCTTAGCAAAGAACCTAAAATAAGCTATCGATACAGGCAAGGCTCAGATTATGATGCCTTTTATTACACAGGTGTCAAAGCTCAAATACTTGCTGAACCTGCTTGGGTGATGCAACCTCTGATAAACATCCAATTAAACAGGCGCCAAAGCACAGGGAAAAAAGTAGTGCTGTCTTTTTTTACTCACTTTTCTCAGGCCATTCAGACCAAAGACACAAAACCTCAGAGAAGCAGTTGGGTAATGATAGAGCAAAGTCAGAACATAAGGACAGCCCAGAGTGTAATTGAAGGCTCAGACTGTCAGCTGAGCTGCAATGTGAAAGCATCGGAGAGTCCCTCCATTCAGTGGGTGTTTCCAGATGGGAAAAAACTGAAAGCTCCTTTCAATGAGAAAGAAAGCAGGTTTTCCATCCTCAGCAGTGGCCAGTTAATAATCAAAAAAGTAGACTATGTTGATTCTGGATTGTACCACTGTGTTGCTCAGGTGCGAGATGAAGTAGACCGAATGGCCTATCGAGTTTTAGTGCAACCTCCAGTGATTCAGCCAGCTGACCCTGATGTCATGAGGGTTGAAAAAAATGTTAGAGAGCCAATAGTCATGCCTTGCAGGGCAGTTGCTGTACCAGATGCAGAGCTGAGCTGGATCCTTCCAAATGGCCATGTGCTTAATCATTTATCAAACTCATCAAAAGGATACATGTTAGACAATGCCACGTTGTTCATTCCAAACAGCCATACCAGTGATAGTGGCTATTATAGGTGTGTAGCAGTGAATCAGTGGGGATCAGATCAGTTTGCTGTTAGGGTTACAATAAGTAAGATGGTATCTGACAGATCCTTTAAAAAGGTAAAACTGAGGAAGCGTCCAATTTCAAAAAGCTCCACCAAGAGAAGAGGGGGTATAACAGAAGATGAGGGAGGGTCAGGTGCAGAAGAGACCAATGAGCCCCCGCACAAAAAGAACCACCTGAAAGACCGGGAAGTATCGATTAAACAAAAGAATGACCTGGTACCTGAGGCTCAacttaaaaaaggtaaaaaaggcaGGAGAAAAATGAAATTCTGGAAAGCTACAGATAAAACCCAAGAGAGCAACGTGGCAGAAGGCCGTAGAGTATTTGAATCTCGAAGGAGAATTAATATGGCAAACAAACAGATCAATCCACAGCATTGGGCTGACATTTTGGCAAAGGTTCGTGGAAGAAATCTGCCTAAAACAACAGTAGCACCCACCCTTTCTTTAAGAACTGCGTTGTCCTTAGTTATGCAGAAGGCCACAACAGCTCCTTCTCTAGTGGCCAACCCCCCCCTGAAACCAGCGCTGGAGATAGAAGCTGATATAGAAGAGTCTTCAGCAGAGGCATCCCACGTGGGTGAGAATGAGCTGCCCTCAGCCACAATTGCCCCCACTGTTATAGGACAGGATTATAGTCAAGATCACAGACCTTCAGGTCAACCCACATTAATGAGCACAGAGACAGGGCCTTCCACTGAATACAAGCATTTTCAATCACCTACAAGTATATACACTGTAGAAAACCCTTTTGTGTGGGAGACATATGTTTCAACAGCCTCTTCAACCTTAATAACACAAGATCAGCAGCACGGTAGTCAAAAAAGGGATTATTTTTTGACATCCAAAACAAGCAGGAGTACTTCCACAAAAGAGCTTCTTAATAAAAAAATGATAACTAGCATGCCTCATACTCAAAGTAATTTGTTCATAGCAGAAAATGCAGAGGCAACACCTCCTTATTCAGCAGAGGAAACATCTGCTTCTGCAGAGCTACCAGAGGATGCTGCTTTCCCTACTGCATCCCAACCTATAGATTTCCTAACCAATGTGGAGACAACTTCACAGAGCACTGAAGTGAACCATGTGCATGCTGACTCTGTACATTCTCAGAAGAATGAGATCAGCTACATAGATGTAATATCCACTCCTACTATTTATTCATCCTCTACTCCATTTAAAGGCTTTGGCATTGGAGCCAGCAGTTTCATAACGCATCAGCATACAGGGGTACCAACAGGTCAAACTAAAATTGCAGATGTTGAGTTAAGCAGAAATAATCAAGTTTTCACATCAGGTAGTGGCAAAACCGGTGAAGAGCCACAGGTTAGCAAGGACATAGAGACTCACATAAGAATGTCTAGTAGCAGTCAGGAGAGTTTCAAGGGAGATGCACATAAAAATGTGCCTGTTTCAAACCTCTACCCTGCATCTACATTGGCAAGTACTATCACTCCTCTTAGAACAACAGAGCTGAGTATAACTGCTGCTTCATTTGGCAAGCTGACCACTATGGCAATGGTGACAACTCCCTATAGAAAAACTACTTCTGCTAACTCATTGGTTACCCAGCATCCCAGAAAAAGACCTTATGGGAGGAGAAGATTAAGACTCAACAGATTTCGGCAAAGACCAAAGCCTATTCCTTCTACTGCTTTTACCACAGAGGGAACACCCATTGTTCAAAAAACCCCTAAACCAGAATCCATTATTCAAAGTACACCTGGAACTCTGATAGGGGAGGATCAGAAAAATGAGGCTAAGAAACAAGTTGAGAAAGATAAGCAGTTAGAGATGATTACTTCTTTAGTTACAGATGCAAATGTTTTAGAGAAGTCAACTACATTCAAAGACACAGATTTAGCCTCTTTACATTGGCCTACTTCTTCTCCACCTGAAACAACATATGTGACACTTTCTACTACTTCTGAAACCCTGGTAGTTCCTGTGACTGCTATCACAAATACATCAGAATATGATGGACTTAACAGAGCTTCTGTTACAATGTTAAATGTGTCCCCTGAAGCAGACCAGGAGACATCAACATACCATACTTTAGGTATTGTACCTGAAGCAGATATAACTGAAACAGGTTATGAAGTTACAAATGGTAAAGCACAGGAAACAAGCACTGCAGTGTCCTCTGAGCATATCTATAGCTTGGTATCATCAGCCAGGCCTAGATACTCAGCCATTCCAGAATTTCAAGAAGAATCTCTTTCCCTTGGCTCAAAAAATGAAGAGAATGGAATCAGTCCTAGCATATTCCAGTCCACACCTCCCACTGTGCTTTATTCAAGTACTCCTGGTGATTTCATGGAAGATTTTAAGGATCTGTCAACTCCAGATAAACTGCAGGAGTCTTTAAAACCTTTAAAGACAACAATGGTTACTACACCACTGCATCAAAGTGAAGCAACAACCTTATCTTCTTCCTACAGCACAACAGAATCTCAGTCTCTTACTTCTACAGAAACAAAGACATCTGTTACTATACCGGTACAAACTGAGATAAAATCTTTTCTGTGGAGCAGGAAAGAAGACACATCACATGCATTTGATAATGAACCTATTCCTGTACATACAACTACAAGTCTTGGCTCTCCAGCTACATCTGTTACCCCTTTCTCATTTACAAAACCTACTGCTCCTCCTTCATCTATTTCAAGCAACTTACATGTGTCTGTTCATTCTCCTACAAAAGAAAATAACATATTTAATCAAATAGGCTTGCCAGAGACCAAGAGAGTTGAAACTGACAGTGTAAGAATTATACTTAGCTCAAggcaaaatgttttttccactCCATATTCAAACCAAAACAGAATTAATGCACAACCCAAAGAAGAACAATTTAAAAGGACCTATACTAGCAAATCAAACAATAGTTTACTGCTGAATGCAAACTTTCCCCgtcagccagcagggaagataCCAGTCTTAAACCAGCGACCAGTTATTGTGCCTCCAAAGCAGATTCCATCAAGGGGCACAGTGAGGTCCCCATATCTAATCACACAGGGCTCATTTCAGCATTTTGTAACTCACCAGCCCCTCCACTATACTAATAAACCAGAGATAACAGCTTATGCAGCACACACAACACAGGATAAAAATGCCCCTCATGCAGAACTGACCACCACAACAGTAGCCACTCCATTGTACAGACCTAATTCCCTCACTCCAAGCAGGTTTAGCAATCAAGGTCAAAACAGATACAATATCAACTCCAGAATTTTTGGCAATAACTATATTCCTGATAACAGAGGCACATCTGGGAAACTTCCAAGTCAAGGAATCCCATATTATCCTAGTCTCAGAATTCCATTCATCTTTAATAGAACCAGGATATTCCCACATATAGGAATGAATCCTAAAGCTGTAGTGCCTAGTCCATTTGCTCCAGAAAATACAAATGAGAAGAAAGTTGTCCAGCTTTCACCTACCAAGAGTACAGTAAAGAATGCTGCCTCGGAGTCTCCAGTGTTTCCAGTACCTCCACAATCCCACATCTCCAGCACCATACCACCTGCCACAACTACTTTGAAGATCACCTCTCCAGCACTTCTCTCTCAAAGCAACAGACCTCAAATAACTTCTACCATTCAGTCCTTCAGAAGCAtccattataataataaaaaagttccACTTGTGCCGAAACTAGGAGGAATTCTGACACACAATTCCAGCGTAATTCAGGTTTCAACCAATTTCCGAGGACTTGGAGAAAGACCTAAAATCACCACAAAAGGTTCTCACAGCTTATCTAGCCTTGCTGAAACAGATGCTATTATTCCATGTGAAGCAGTGGGAGAACCAAAACctttagtgacttggacaaaaaTCTCCACAG GAGCTCTGATGACAGCCAACACAAGGATACAACGGTTTGAAGTCTTGAAAAATGGCACGTTCATTATCCGAAATGTTCAGCTTCAGGACCGTGGACAGTATTTGTGCACTGCCCAGAACCTGCATGGTGTTGATAAAATGATTGTCTTGTTGACAGTAATCGCCCAGCAGCCCAAAATACTAGTTTCCCGCTACCGAGATATCACAGTTTATTTTGGAGAGACAGTGGTCATGGAATGCCAGGCCAATGGGATCCCAAGCCCACATATTTCATGGATTTTTCCTGATAGGAAGATATTACAGAAAGTGACTACTACTGAAAGCAGGATAATGCTGCATGAAAATCAAACTATGACCATCAAGGAAGCTACCTTTACAGACCGAGGAGTGTACAAGTGCATAGCTAGCAATGCGGCAGGAGCTGACAGTGTAGTAGTGAGGCTTCACATTGCAGCCTTACCTCCTATAATCCATCaggaaaaacaagaaaacttTTCTTTGCCTCTGGGACACAGCATTAACATTCACTGCAGTGCCAAAGCAGCACCCCTTCCTAGCATTCGCTGGGTGCTCTTTGATGGCACCCAGATCCGACCATCTCAGTTTGTTAATGGGAATTTCTTTGTTTTCCCCAATGGAACCCTTTACATACGCAATGTCTCCCCGAAGGACAGTGGGAACTATGAATGCATTGCAGCGAACATGGTGGGTGCAGCCAGGAGAGTAGTACAACTCTATGTGAAGAAGCAGTCATCTAATGCCAAGATCACTGGGAGCTCTCCCCAGAGAACAGATATAACATATGGTAGCACCCTACGACTCGACTGCAGTGCTTCTGGGGACCCCTGGCCCCGGATATTATGGAGGCTGCCTTCAAAGAGGATGATTGATTCTTTGCACAG TAGCTGGGAGACCAGAATCAAGGTGTTTGGCAATGGGACTTTGCTTGTCAACTCAGTCACCAATAAGGATGCAGGCGATTATCTTTGTGTGGCCCGCAATAAGGTTGGGGATGACTATGTGGTTCTTAAAGTGAATGTGATGATGACACCAGCCAAGATAGAACATAAAAATGTGCATAATCACAAGGTTAAATATGGGGGGGATCTGAAAGTTGATTGTGTAGCCACAGgtgtgccaaacccagaaatcTCCTGGGGCCTCCCAGATGGTAGCATGATAAACACCTTCATGCAATCAGATGACAGTGGAAGTCGAGCAAAGAGATATGTGGTTTTCAACAATGGAACACTGTATTTCAATGACGTAGGCCTGAGAGAGGAGGGGGACTACACGTGTTATGCTGAGAACCAGATTGGAAAGGATGAGATGAGAGTGCGGGTCAAAGTACTAGCTGAGCCTGCAACTATCAGGAACAAAACCTACTCTGTTATTAATGTTCCCTATGGAGATGTTGTCACTGTTACATGTGAAGCCAAAGGTGAGCCAACCCCCAAAGTGACGTGGCTTTCTCCAACAAATAGACCTATTCCTGTCCTATCCGATAAATATCAGGTGTACAGGGATGGCACCCTCCTCATTCAAAAGGCCCAAAGATCAGACAGTGGCAACTACACTTGTCTGGTACGAAACAGTGCTGGAGAAGACAGAAAAATAGTCTGGATCCTTGTCAAtgttcagccccccaaaattaaTGGGCATCTCAATGCAATAACTTCTGTAAAGGAGACAGCCATGAGAGACAGCCGTAAACTTATTGATTGTAGAGCTGAAGGTATCCCAGCTCCACGGGTTCTGTGGGCTTTCCCAGAAGGGGTGATCCTGCCTGCTCCCTACTATGGGAACAGAATCACTGTGCACCGCAATGGCACCTTAGACATCAGAGGTGTGAGACAAACAGACTCAGTGCAGCTTGTGTGCATTGGGAGAAATGAAGGTGGGGAGGCTAGGCTGATTGTGCAGCTTCTGGTCACAGATCATTTGGAGAAACCATCATTTAGGGACCCAGTCAGTGAGAGGATAACTGCAATAGCTGGGCACAGCATCAATCTGAACTGCTCAGTGCAAGGTAACCCTGAACCCAGCACAACATGGATCCTGCCCAATGGCACAGAACTGCAGAGTGGCAGTCACGTGCAAAGGTTCTACCACAAAAGGGATGGGATCTTGCACATCAGTGGCCTCTCTGCAGGGGACGCAGGGACTTACCGGTGCACAGCCAGGAATTCAGGTGGCTATGCAGAGAGAACTGTCTTCCTAAAGGTGGGACTCAGGCCAGAAATCAGCAACCAGTACAACAATCTTGTGAGCATCATCAATGGGGAAACTTTACAGCTCCACTGCATTACTCAGCCCAACCAGCGGTCACATACCTCCTGGACACTGCCCAATGGGATTATACTAGATAGTCCCCAAACCTTAGGCCGCTTCTCCCTTCTGGAAAATGGTTCACTTACTGTACGTGATGCCTCTGTATTTGACAGGGGCACATATTTGTGCAAAGTGTCGACTGAGTATGGCATATCTGTTATGAACGTGCCAGTCATAGTGATAGCCTACCCACCACGGATCACCAGTGAGCCAGCACCTGTTATCTACACCAGGCCTGGAAATGCGATTAAACTGAACTGCATGGCCATTGGGATTCCTAAAGCAGAAATAACATGGGAGCTCCCAGACAAATCACATCTGACAACAGGAGCTCAGTCCCGTCTGTATGGAAATAAATTCCTTCACCCTCAGGGGTCGTTAATCATCCAGCAATCTACACAAAGGGATGCAGGCTTCTACAAATGCACTGCTAAAAATATCCTAGGCAGCGATTCAAAAACAACTTATATCCACATATTCTAA